A genomic stretch from Coleofasciculus sp. FACHB-1120 includes:
- a CDS encoding nitrate reductase produces MTTDSTKTLCPYCGVGCGLEVTPPAQAGKPTNRDAQGNPIWKVQGDRAHPSSHGMVCVKGATVAESLSKDRLLHPMIRDSLDEPFRRASWEEALDLVASKIQNVLATQGSDGVCMYGSGQLQTEDYYVAQKLLKGCLGTNNFDSNSRLCMSSAVAGYTQSFGSDGPPCCYEDLDLTDCAFIIGSNTADCHPIIFNRLRKHHKKNSHVKMIVVDPRRTNTAEAADLHLAIRSGTDIDLLNGIAHLLLSWGAIDTYFMEDCTTNFPAFAEVIQHYPPEVVADRCGISIPELETAARYWAQSKRVLSLWSMGVNQSSEGTAKVRTIVNLHLMTAQIGKPGAGPFSLTGQPNAMGGRETGGLCHILPGYRAVKNPQHRAELEAFWQLPAGQISPYPGRTAWDIITGLETGDVGVLWIAATNPAVSLPDLDRAKAALQRSPFTVYQDAYYPTETAAFAHVLLPAAQWSEKTGTMTNSERVVTLCKAFRTPPGEAKADWQIFTEVARRLGFADKFPYETPASIYAEYVKLTRDRVCDMSGLSHERLSQQGPLQWPCPDRSFESLRLSSPLKSSTQNSKLKTQNSKRLYTDFRFPTPDGRARFGAYHSRGLAEPPDSNYPFVLTTGRLYGHWHTQTRTGRIDKIRQMHPQPFIEIHPRDAASLKIQENDWVEVRTRRGSARFPARVTKAIAPGVAFVPMHWGALWADGAEANALTHAESCPESLQPELKACAVQLVPLAAEKVDSEYLLQPTQSKAFSSALPV; encoded by the coding sequence ATGACAACTGACAGTACAAAAACCCTTTGCCCTTACTGCGGCGTCGGCTGTGGATTGGAGGTGACACCTCCAGCGCAAGCCGGGAAGCCAACGAATCGGGATGCCCAAGGGAATCCCATCTGGAAAGTGCAGGGCGATCGCGCGCACCCTTCCAGTCACGGGATGGTGTGTGTCAAAGGTGCTACCGTTGCCGAGTCCCTTTCCAAAGACCGCCTTCTCCATCCGATGATCCGCGACTCCCTGGATGAACCTTTCCGCCGCGCCAGCTGGGAGGAAGCTTTGGATCTCGTCGCGAGCAAGATTCAAAACGTTCTGGCAACTCAAGGCTCAGATGGCGTGTGTATGTACGGCTCCGGGCAACTGCAAACTGAAGATTACTACGTTGCTCAGAAACTGCTCAAAGGGTGTCTGGGCACAAATAATTTTGATTCCAACTCGCGTCTGTGTATGTCCTCCGCCGTTGCGGGTTATACGCAAAGCTTTGGTTCGGATGGGCCGCCTTGCTGCTACGAAGATTTAGACTTAACCGACTGTGCTTTTATCATCGGTAGCAACACCGCCGACTGTCACCCGATTATTTTTAACCGCCTGCGGAAACACCACAAGAAAAATTCCCACGTCAAAATGATTGTGGTCGATCCACGCCGAACGAACACGGCTGAGGCAGCGGATTTGCACTTAGCAATTCGGTCAGGCACCGATATCGATCTACTCAATGGCATCGCTCACCTGCTGCTAAGTTGGGGCGCGATTGATACTTATTTCATGGAAGACTGCACGACAAATTTTCCGGCTTTTGCAGAAGTCATTCAGCACTATCCACCGGAAGTCGTCGCTGACCGATGCGGTATTTCCATCCCTGAGCTGGAAACGGCAGCGCGATACTGGGCACAGTCGAAGCGCGTGCTATCTCTGTGGTCGATGGGCGTGAATCAGTCTTCTGAAGGCACTGCCAAGGTGCGAACAATCGTGAATCTGCACCTGATGACCGCCCAGATTGGCAAACCCGGTGCGGGGCCGTTTTCTCTGACGGGTCAACCAAATGCGATGGGCGGCAGGGAAACCGGCGGTCTTTGCCACATTCTGCCCGGATATCGAGCGGTCAAAAATCCCCAACATCGAGCAGAACTTGAAGCGTTTTGGCAACTCCCCGCTGGACAAATTTCGCCCTATCCGGGTCGCACGGCGTGGGACATTATTACGGGTTTAGAAACCGGAGATGTGGGCGTTCTCTGGATTGCTGCTACGAACCCGGCTGTCAGTTTACCTGACTTGGACCGTGCGAAAGCCGCATTGCAGCGATCGCCTTTTACGGTCTATCAAGACGCCTACTACCCCACCGAAACCGCCGCCTTTGCTCACGTTTTGCTCCCGGCGGCGCAGTGGAGCGAGAAAACTGGCACGATGACCAACTCCGAGCGAGTGGTCACGCTGTGTAAGGCGTTTCGCACTCCCCCAGGAGAAGCCAAAGCCGATTGGCAAATCTTCACAGAAGTCGCACGGCGCTTAGGTTTTGCAGACAAATTTCCCTACGAGACGCCAGCTTCCATCTATGCCGAATATGTGAAGCTAACACGCGATCGCGTCTGCGATATGAGCGGCCTCAGTCACGAACGACTATCGCAACAAGGCCCGCTTCAGTGGCCCTGCCCCGATCGGAGTTTTGAGTCCTTGCGTTTGAGTTCTCCGTTAAAATCTTCAACCCAAAACTCAAAACTCAAAACTCAAAACTCAAAAAGGCTTTACACGGATTTTCGGTTTCCGACGCCGGATGGACGGGCGCGATTTGGAGCCTATCATTCGCGGGGACTGGCGGAACCGCCCGATTCCAATTATCCTTTTGTTCTAACGACGGGCAGACTTTACGGACACTGGCACACCCAAACCCGTACCGGACGAATTGATAAAATTCGGCAGATGCACCCGCAGCCATTCATTGAAATTCATCCTCGCGATGCGGCTTCTCTGAAGATTCAGGAGAATGATTGGGTGGAAGTGCGAACCCGTCGCGGCTCGGCGCGATTCCCTGCCAGGGTCACCAAAGCGATCGCTCCTGGTGTTGCCTTTGTCCCCATGCACTGGGGCGCTCTTTGGGCAGATGGTGCCGAAGCTAACGCCCTCACCCATGCCGAATCTTGTCCTGAATCACTGCAACCGGAACTGAAAGCTTGTGCGGTGCAACTGGTGCCCTTGGCTGCTGAAAAAGTTGACTCTGAGTATCTACTCCAGCCCACTCAGTCTAAGGCTTTTTCCTCAGCTTTGCCTGTTTAA